From a single Nymphaea colorata isolate Beijing-Zhang1983 chromosome 4, ASM883128v2, whole genome shotgun sequence genomic region:
- the LOC116252829 gene encoding COP9 signalosome complex subunit 7 isoform X1 — MDIEEKQADLIDYFVKQAQSLTGASLAGVVVDATSHPSLFAFSEILSVPNVAELQGTEHSKYLDLLQLFAHGTWNDYKSNAVSLPILAPDQVRKLKQLSVLTLAETSKVLPYDQLMQELDVSNVRELEDFLINECMYAGIVRGKLDQWRRCFEVQFAAGRDLRPAQLDGMIQTLSSWLATSDNLLLTIQEKIRWADTMGELEKKHRKEVEDRIDEVKKNLKQADMDLRGHEEYSEPGVMDYEEDRSRPKRRRQPLV, encoded by the exons ATGGACATCGAAGAGAAGCAGGCCGATTTGATCGATTACTTCGTGAAGCAAGCCCAGAGCCTCACCGGCGCGTCGCTGGCGGGCGTTGTCGTCGACGCCACCTCTCACCCTTCTTTATTTGCCTTCTCCGAGATCCTCTCCGTTCCCAACGTCGCAGAG CTTCAAGGAACCGAGCATTCAAAATATTTAGACCTTCTTCAGTTGTTCGCTCATGGCACATGGAATGACTACAAGA GTAATGCTGTCTCTCTTCCAATTTTAGCACCTGATCAAGTACGGAAGCTGAAGCAACTCAGTGTTCTTACGTTGGCAGAGACAAGCAAG GTGCTTCCTTATGATCAACTGATGCAAGAACTTGATGTTTCAAATGTGCGGGAACTTGAGGACTTCCTTATCAATGAGTGCATGTATGCG GGTATAGTTAGAGGAAAGCTGGATCAGTGGCGTAGATGCTTTGAG GTGCAATTTGCTGCTGGGAGGGATCTAAGACCCGCACAGCTTGATGGCATGATACAAACATTGTCGAGCTG GTTAGCAACTTCAGACAATCTGCTATTGACGATCCAAGAGAAAATCAGATGGGCTGACACCATGGGTGAGCTGGAGAAAAAACACCGAAAGGAGGTTGAGGATAGGATTGATGAAGTAAAGAAGAACCTTAAG CAGGCCGACATGGACTTGCGAGGCCATGAGGAGTATTCTGAGCCCGGAGTGATGGACTATGAGGAAGACCGAAGCCGACCCAAAAG
- the LOC116252829 gene encoding COP9 signalosome complex subunit 7 isoform X2 — MDIEEKQADLIDYFVKQAQSLTGASLAGVVVDATSHPSLFAFSEILSVPNVAELQGTEHSKYLDLLQLFAHGTWNDYKSNAVSLPILAPDQVRKLKQLSVLTLAETSKVLPYDQLMQELDVSNVRELEDFLINECMYAGIVRGKLDQWRRCFEVQFAAGRDLRPAQLDGMIQTLSSWLATSDNLLLTIQEKIRWADTMGELEKKHRKEVEDRIDEVKKNLKADMDLRGHEEYSEPGVMDYEEDRSRPKRRRQPLV; from the exons ATGGACATCGAAGAGAAGCAGGCCGATTTGATCGATTACTTCGTGAAGCAAGCCCAGAGCCTCACCGGCGCGTCGCTGGCGGGCGTTGTCGTCGACGCCACCTCTCACCCTTCTTTATTTGCCTTCTCCGAGATCCTCTCCGTTCCCAACGTCGCAGAG CTTCAAGGAACCGAGCATTCAAAATATTTAGACCTTCTTCAGTTGTTCGCTCATGGCACATGGAATGACTACAAGA GTAATGCTGTCTCTCTTCCAATTTTAGCACCTGATCAAGTACGGAAGCTGAAGCAACTCAGTGTTCTTACGTTGGCAGAGACAAGCAAG GTGCTTCCTTATGATCAACTGATGCAAGAACTTGATGTTTCAAATGTGCGGGAACTTGAGGACTTCCTTATCAATGAGTGCATGTATGCG GGTATAGTTAGAGGAAAGCTGGATCAGTGGCGTAGATGCTTTGAG GTGCAATTTGCTGCTGGGAGGGATCTAAGACCCGCACAGCTTGATGGCATGATACAAACATTGTCGAGCTG GTTAGCAACTTCAGACAATCTGCTATTGACGATCCAAGAGAAAATCAGATGGGCTGACACCATGGGTGAGCTGGAGAAAAAACACCGAAAGGAGGTTGAGGATAGGATTGATGAAGTAAAGAAGAACCTTAAG GCCGACATGGACTTGCGAGGCCATGAGGAGTATTCTGAGCCCGGAGTGATGGACTATGAGGAAGACCGAAGCCGACCCAAAAG
- the LOC116252829 gene encoding COP9 signalosome complex subunit 7 isoform X4, giving the protein MDIEEKQADLIDYFVKQAQSLTGASLAGVVVDATSHPSLFAFSEILSVPNVAELQGTEHSKYLDLLQLFAHGTWNDYKSNAVSLPILAPDQVRKLKQLSVLTLAETSKVLPYDQLMQELDVSNVRELEDFLINECMYAGIVRGKLDQWRRCFEVQFAAGRDLRPAQLDGMIQTLSSWLATSDNLLLTIQEKIRWADTMGELEKKHRKEVEDRIDEVKKNLKVRYVGRKHLTYLMAEATNYKQADMDLRGHEEYSEPGVMDYEEDRSRPKRRRQPLV; this is encoded by the exons ATGGACATCGAAGAGAAGCAGGCCGATTTGATCGATTACTTCGTGAAGCAAGCCCAGAGCCTCACCGGCGCGTCGCTGGCGGGCGTTGTCGTCGACGCCACCTCTCACCCTTCTTTATTTGCCTTCTCCGAGATCCTCTCCGTTCCCAACGTCGCAGAG CTTCAAGGAACCGAGCATTCAAAATATTTAGACCTTCTTCAGTTGTTCGCTCATGGCACATGGAATGACTACAAGA GTAATGCTGTCTCTCTTCCAATTTTAGCACCTGATCAAGTACGGAAGCTGAAGCAACTCAGTGTTCTTACGTTGGCAGAGACAAGCAAG GTGCTTCCTTATGATCAACTGATGCAAGAACTTGATGTTTCAAATGTGCGGGAACTTGAGGACTTCCTTATCAATGAGTGCATGTATGCG GGTATAGTTAGAGGAAAGCTGGATCAGTGGCGTAGATGCTTTGAG GTGCAATTTGCTGCTGGGAGGGATCTAAGACCCGCACAGCTTGATGGCATGATACAAACATTGTCGAGCTG GTTAGCAACTTCAGACAATCTGCTATTGACGATCCAAGAGAAAATCAGATGGGCTGACACCATGGGTGAGCTGGAGAAAAAACACCGAAAGGAGGTTGAGGATAGGATTGATGAAGTAAAGAAGAACCTTAAGGTCA GATATGTTGGTCGAAAGCATCTTACTTACTTGATGGCAGAAGCTACAAACTATAAGCAGGCCGACATGGACTTGCGAGGCCATGAGGAGTATTCTGAGCCCGGAGTGATGGACTATGAGGAAGACCGAAGCCGACCCAAAAG
- the LOC116252829 gene encoding COP9 signalosome complex subunit 7 isoform X3 gives MDIEEKQADLIDYFVKQAQSLTGASLAGVVVDATSHPSLFAFSEILSVPNVAELQGTEHSKYLDLLQLFAHGTWNDYKSNAVSLPILAPDQVRKLKQLSVLTLAETSKVLPYDQLMQELDVSNVRELEDFLINECMYAGIVRGKLDQWRRCFEVQFAAGRDLRPAQLDGMIQTLSSWLATSDNLLLTIQEKIRWADTMGELEKKHRKEVEDRIDEVKKNLKKLQTISRPTWTCEAMRSILSPE, from the exons ATGGACATCGAAGAGAAGCAGGCCGATTTGATCGATTACTTCGTGAAGCAAGCCCAGAGCCTCACCGGCGCGTCGCTGGCGGGCGTTGTCGTCGACGCCACCTCTCACCCTTCTTTATTTGCCTTCTCCGAGATCCTCTCCGTTCCCAACGTCGCAGAG CTTCAAGGAACCGAGCATTCAAAATATTTAGACCTTCTTCAGTTGTTCGCTCATGGCACATGGAATGACTACAAGA GTAATGCTGTCTCTCTTCCAATTTTAGCACCTGATCAAGTACGGAAGCTGAAGCAACTCAGTGTTCTTACGTTGGCAGAGACAAGCAAG GTGCTTCCTTATGATCAACTGATGCAAGAACTTGATGTTTCAAATGTGCGGGAACTTGAGGACTTCCTTATCAATGAGTGCATGTATGCG GGTATAGTTAGAGGAAAGCTGGATCAGTGGCGTAGATGCTTTGAG GTGCAATTTGCTGCTGGGAGGGATCTAAGACCCGCACAGCTTGATGGCATGATACAAACATTGTCGAGCTG GTTAGCAACTTCAGACAATCTGCTATTGACGATCCAAGAGAAAATCAGATGGGCTGACACCATGGGTGAGCTGGAGAAAAAACACCGAAAGGAGGTTGAGGATAGGATTGATGAAGTAAAGAAGAACCTTAAG AAGCTACAAACTATAAGCAGGCCGACATGGACTTGCGAGGCCATGAGGAGTATTCTGAGCCCGGAGTGA